One Thermodesulfovibrionales bacterium genomic window carries:
- the fliG gene encoding flagellar motor switch protein FliG encodes MALGGYEKAALFLISLGEEVASEVLKGLDPQTVRELTIHMNRLRKVRKSQLDEVIKEASEIIEKGDIPVSGTDFLKNVLPRGLGEERARYILDMASKDSPSELFNGIEPKGLATILQNEHPQTAAMALSLMEPERAARVLGFFPERLRAEIALRVASIERIPEEAIEELREVLKVRLESIKGRGKELKGPKVLADILNYCDKTTEQIVFEKIEEHDTELADQVKEMLFVFEDLVNIDDRSIQLILKEVSTDDLAIALKTAPEVMKEKIFRNMSQRAAQILKDEMEAKGPVRVSDVEKAQKNIVSVARRLDKEGRIILGRGGEKIVV; translated from the coding sequence ATGGCGCTTGGTGGATACGAAAAGGCTGCACTCTTCCTGATATCCCTTGGTGAGGAAGTAGCATCAGAGGTTCTGAAGGGACTTGATCCGCAGACAGTCAGGGAGCTCACCATTCATATGAATAGGCTCAGGAAGGTTAGGAAGTCACAGCTTGATGAGGTAATAAAAGAGGCTTCGGAGATAATTGAAAAGGGTGATATTCCAGTATCAGGTACAGATTTCCTTAAAAATGTTCTGCCCAGGGGTCTCGGTGAAGAAAGGGCGAGGTATATTCTTGATATGGCTTCAAAGGACAGTCCATCCGAGCTCTTCAACGGTATCGAACCAAAAGGTCTTGCCACAATTCTTCAGAATGAACATCCCCAGACAGCAGCAATGGCGTTAAGCCTCATGGAACCCGAAAGGGCAGCGAGGGTTCTGGGATTTTTTCCTGAGAGATTGAGAGCAGAGATTGCCTTAAGGGTGGCATCAATAGAAAGGATTCCCGAGGAGGCTATAGAAGAGTTAAGGGAGGTTCTGAAGGTCAGGCTTGAGAGCATTAAGGGCAGGGGAAAGGAGCTTAAAGGTCCAAAAGTACTCGCAGATATATTGAATTATTGTGATAAGACAACCGAGCAGATAGTCTTTGAAAAGATTGAAGAGCACGACACGGAACTCGCAGATCAGGTTAAGGAGATGCTATTTGTTTTTGAAGACCTTGTGAATATTGATGACAGGTCAATTCAGCTTATACTTAAGGAGGTATCCACTGATGACCTGGCTATTGCCCTAAAAACAGCACCTGAGGTAATGAAGGAAAAGATATTCAGGAACATGTCCCAGAGAGCAGCACAGATACTTAAAGATGAAATGGAGGCCAAAGGACCGGTAAGGGTTTCTGATGTAGAGAAAGCACAGAAGAATATTGTGAGTGTTGCAAGAAGACTAGACAAAGAAGGAAGGATAATCCTTGGCAGGGGAGGAGAAAAGATTGTGGTATAG
- a CDS encoding FliH/SctL family protein: MWYRRKIENLENLSDFRPPVFEESLKIGQRIEDIEREAYERGFEQGRRAGLELAEKEAKVIIDKLEELVTEFISHKEEIKRSIKPLIIELSVSIARKLIMKEIEKEPEIVVRLTEEAIKKIEKQGKVRIKINPLLKEIFEKASPGLLRLHEEIVIDIDPSLPPYSSEVISETQEIVTDTDEQLRNLIRELSERL, from the coding sequence TTGTGGTATAGAAGAAAGATAGAAAACTTAGAAAATCTTTCTGATTTCAGGCCTCCTGTTTTTGAGGAGTCACTCAAAATAGGTCAGAGGATTGAGGATATTGAAAGGGAAGCCTATGAGAGGGGATTTGAACAAGGAAGAAGGGCAGGCCTTGAACTCGCAGAAAAAGAGGCAAAAGTGATTATAGATAAACTAGAGGAACTGGTCACGGAATTCATTTCCCATAAAGAAGAGATTAAAAGATCCATAAAACCACTAATTATTGAACTTTCGGTATCAATTGCAAGAAAACTCATAATGAAGGAAATAGAAAAAGAACCGGAGATTGTTGTAAGACTCACAGAGGAGGCAATCAAAAAGATAGAGAAACAGGGAAAAGTTAGAATAAAGATAAATCCCCTTCTTAAAGAAATTTTTGAGAAGGCTAGCCCGGGTCTTCTGAGGCTTCATGAGGAGATAGTTATTGACATAGACCCATCCCTTCCTCCCTACAGTTCAGAAGTTATAAGCGAGACACAGGAAATTGTCACTGATACAGATGAACAGTTAAGAAACCTGATAAGGGAACTTTCTGAAAGGCTTTGA